The Bacteroidota bacterium genome contains the following window.
TGCCCGCGAAGTAGCAGCCGCTCTTAAAACGAATTACAAGATTCCTGAAGCAACGATTATCGAATCAAGTAGCTCTATCGAGAATTCAGCTAAAGTGGTCGTAGAAGATTCAGATAAATGTCCAAGATATTCTGCCCGCGTTATTAAAAATATTAAAGTACAACCTTCGCCTAAATGGTTACAAGATTATTTATCAGCAATTGGTATTCGACCGATTAATAATGTAGTTGATGCAACTAATTATGTTTTAATGGAAACCGGACATCCGCTTCATGCCTTTGATTATGATAAATTAGATGAAAAAACTATCATCGTCAGAGAAGCAATCGATGGAGAACATTTTGTAACATTAGACGGAAAAGGAAGGTCGTTAACAAGTGGGATGCTTTTAATATGCGACGCAAGCAAACCTATTGCTATCGCCGGTGTAATGGGTGGTGTTAATTCTGAAATCAGTGATACTACACAAAACATTTTGTTGGAAAGTGCGTATTTCGATCCAAGGTGCATACGGAAAACCTCGAAACAATTAAGTTTGATCAGTGATGCATCGCAGCGATTCGAAAGAGGCACCGATCCGAATGCTACAATCTATTCAATCAATCGTGCAGCACGATTGATAGCCGAGATTGCGGGTGGTGAAATTCTAAAAGGAATCATAGATGTTTATCCAAAAGCATTCTCTCCGATTATAATAAATTTAAGTTTGCAACGGACTAATAATATTTTAGGTACGATTTTAACGAACACTCAAATTATTGATTTTTTAGAATCGATAGATTGCGAATATCAAGCAGCAGAAAAAACGAATAACTCAGAAGATATTTTTGTATTTCAAGTTCCTTCATTTCGACCTGACCTTGAAAAGGAAATTGACCTGATAGAAGAGTTAGCTCGGTTGTATGGTTATGATAATATCGAAACTAAAATGCAAGCAGTGATAAAATTTACTTCGAATCCTGTTCAATCCGACATTGTGGATGAAATGAGATTGTGGTTGGTAGGGAGAGGATTCAACGAAATTATAACTAATAGCTTGCAGAACAAAGAGCTTGCTTATTTAAGTTCAAGTGAAGTTGTAGAAGTGATGAACCCGATAAGTAAAGATATGTCTGCAATGCGGACGAGTTTAATTCCAAATATACTTGAAGTAGTATGCAACAACATATATCATCAAACCAAAAATTTGAACTTGTTTGAAGTTGGGAAAACCTACTTGAAAATTATTCAAGAAAGTGAAAATCAGAAAAGCGATGAGAATTACAAAGAAGAAGAGAAAATAATTTTAGCAAAATCGGGGATAGCAAATTTTCCAAATTGGGCTGAAAATGAACGATTTTCAGATATTTTCGATCTTAAAGGTGAAGTTGAAGATCTACTTCTGATGTTTGGACTTGACAAATATAAATTTATTCCGTATTCTACTACTAAAGCTTTAGTTGAAATGACTGTAAGCATTGAAATTAACCAGATTGAAGTCGGTTATATTGCAAAAGTTCAGAAGCAAATGCTTAAGCAGTTTGATATTGAACAAGATGTATATATTGCAGATTTGAATATTAATATCTTGAAGTCTTTATCGAAAATCGAAAAGAAATACAAACCGTTGCCCGACTATCCGATGGTGTTACGTGATTTAGCTTTCATTTCGGATAAAGTTGTACCGGTTGCCGAAATGCAAGCAACCATTTATAAGGCTGGCGGTGAACTCTTAAAGAAAGTAGAAATTTTCGATTTATATTCAGGCGATCAGATTCATTCTGATAAAAAGAGTTCTGCATTTACTCTTCAATTTTTATCGGAAGATAGAACTTTAACTGATGTAGAAATTGAAAAAATTATTAATAAAATTGTTGAAGCAATGAAAGTGGCACATAATGCTGCTTTAAGAAAATGACTTTAACTTTTTAGGAGAAAAATAATTGGATTATCAACAAGCTGGAACAGACGCTAAAATTATCATCGAACAAAAAGAGATCGAAGCGGAACTAAAAAGTCTCTGGGAAAAAATCAGAAAGGCTTCTGAGGTAATTTTCATGCTTCGCGATGAAAACCAACAATTAAAAACACAAAACTCCGATCTTCAGCAAAAATATGATGAACTCAATTCCCAATTTATGGCAAAGGAACAGGAAATGATTCGTATTCGTACTGAATATTCGAGGTTAGCGAGTTCGACTGGTGAAGATACATTTTCTTCTACTGAGAAGGAAGCATTGAAAAATCGTATCACCGATTTGATTGCAAAAATTAATTCACATTTGTAAAAAAAATAAATTGACTGCGAGAACGGAATATCCTGAAAGGATAAAAGAAACATTTGAAATCAAGGAAATCATATGGCAACTGACAGCAAAAGCATAAGAGTAAAGATATTCGGGACTGAATATCCGCTGCGTGGCGAAAGCGACGAGTTAACAAAAAAAGTTGCAAACTATGTAGATGAGATGATAAACACTATACACAGCAAAATCCCTGAGCAACCACCACTTACTGTTGCAGTTTTATCGGCGTTAAATATTACTGAAGACCTGTTCAAAGAACGCGAAAAAAACAACAAGGTTGTCTCTTTTGCTCAAAGTGAATTAGACCGTATGAACGATTATTTGGATAAAATTCTGGAATAATATCCCCTTTTTCGTTCTTTAAAATATTAGGTTATCAGATTAATAGCCACACCGTCAACCGTAGTCAATACACTATTAAAGAACTTGACAAGTTAATTTAATAGGGAACCTGACTTAAGATCGTAATATTACAGGCCTCAATCCTGCGAAGGATCGGCAGCATCTCGAATTAATTTTCGATGCCGCAGTGGAAGTAAGAAACAATCTGGCAGGTACCCACTGTGCATTATTGAAGTTCTTCAATAATATTGTACTATCGTTGTGAGTGTGGCTTTTTTATTTAAATTATCAGTAACTATAGAGGTTAAAATGAGTGAAACATATATATTTATAGCCATCGTTGTAGCTGCTTCGGCTTTTGGTTTTTTGTTTGGATGGTATATCAACAACCGAATTATTAAAAATAAAATTGTATTTGCCGAAGACATGGCAAAACAGCTTCTTGGAAATGCTGAAAAAGAAACCAATGCTCTGAAAAAAGAGAAATTACTCGAAGTAAAAGATGAGTGGTATAAGAAGAAGCAGGAATTCGATCATGAGCATAATGCAAAAAAGAATAAACTGACTGCTTTCGAAAAACAACTGACCCAGCGTGAAGAAAATTTCGACCGCAAAGTTGATCTGATAAACAAAAAAGAACAAGAGCACAATAATTTAAAGAAAGAACTTGAAGCTAAAGCAAAACTAATCCAAACGAAAACACAAGAATTAGACAGATTGACCCAAGCACAGAATATCAAGCTCGAAAAGATATCGGGTATGACTTCAGAAGAAGCCAAGAAGATGCTGCTCGAAAATTTAATACAGGAAACCAAAAACGAATCAGCCGGGCAACTTAAATTAATTCGCGATCAAGCAAAATTAGATGCTAAAAAAGAATCTCAAAAATTAACTATACAGGCAATTCAAAGATTCGCTGCTGATTATACAGTTGAATCAACTGTAAGTGTACTCAATATTCAAAGCGATGAAATGAAAGGCAGAATCATCGGTAGGGAAGGCAGAAACATACGGGCTTTCGAAGCTGCAACCGGTGTCGATGTAATAGTTGACGATACACCTGAAGCAGTTATTTTGTCAGCATTCGATCCCATGAGGCGTGAAATCGCAAAGATGGCATTAGAAAAATTGATGACAGACGGGAGGATACATCCAAGCAGAATTGAAGAAATTGTTGAAAAAGTACGAGCTGATGTAGAAGAAGAAATAATCCGCGTTGGCGAAAATGCTATGATGCAGCTTGGAGTAAATAATGCACATCCCGAAATAATTAAATGTATCGGGAAAATGAAATATCGTTCATCGTACGGTCAAAATTTATTGACTCATAGTATTGAAGTTGCTCACATTACGGGATTGATGGCGGCCGAATTAGGACTTGATGCAACCATGGCACGTAGAGCCGCATTAATGCATGACATCGGAAAAACAGTGGATAAATTGGCGGAGGGTCCGCACGCGTTGTTAGGTTACGAGTTTGCAAAAAAATACAACGAGAACCCTGTTGTTGTGAACGTGATTGGCTCGCACCACGAAGATATGCCGATGGAAACACCGATCGCAGCCCTTGTTCAAGCGGCTGATGCGATTAGCGGTGCCCGACCCGGTGCTCGACGTGAATCTGTAGAAGGTTACGTGAAGCGACTTGAAAAACTTGAGAATGTTGCAACCTCGTTCGATGGTGTAGCAAAATCTTTTGCAATTCAAGCTGGAAGAGAAATTCGTGTGATGGTTGAACCTGAAAAAATCGACGATGGACGCGCAGACCAATTAGCTAACGATATTGCAAAAAAAATCGAACAGGAATTGGAATATCCGGGACAAATTAAGGTAACTATTATTCGCGAACGGCGCTCATTTGCGTATGCAAAATAATATCGCATGTTAAAAGTTGGCATAACAGGCGGGATCGGAAGCGGCAAATCGGAAGTTTGCAAGATTATTGAAAAATTCGGATCCCCAATTCTATATGCCGATGATATCGCAAAGGAACTCCTTTTTACGAATGAAATAGTAAAAAAACGTATCCGCTATGAATTTGAGGAAGATATTTATGATGTTGATGGTTCGATTGATAAGAAGAAATTAGCTAAACTGATTTTCTTTGATGGAATGCTTAAAACAAAACTCGAAAACATTGTTCATCCCTTTGTAATTGATTATGCAAAAAAGCAGTTTAAGAAATTTGAATCTTCGAACGAATATAAAATAATATTTTTAGAAGCTGCCCTTATTTATGAATCAGGAGTTGATAAGTTGCTCGATTATGTTGTTGTTATTACAGCTGATCAAGAGAGGTGTATCAATCGTGTTATCGAACGGGATAAAACAAGCAGAGATGACGTTCTCGGCAGGATCAATGCTCAGATGGCTCCGAAGCAAAAAGCCGAAATGGCTGATTTTGTAATTCATAACGACGGCGATCTTAATTCCTTAATTGTAAATGTAGAATTTATTTATAAATTGTTACTAAAAATATCGGAAACGCAAAATGGACATAAAAGCATGTGAAGAAGAATACTTTTTCAAAACATATAAGCGTCTCGATATTGAAATAGCCAAAGGTGAGGGTTGCTGGTTGATTTCAAAAACCGGAGAACGCTATCTTGATTTATTCGGCGGGCTTGCAGTAAATTCACTCGGTTACAATCATCCCAAAATTAATGAAGCTATCCGCACACAAATCGAAAAATATATACACTTATCAAATTTATTTTTACAAGAATCACAAGTAAGTTTAGCCGAATTGTTAATTAAGAATTCCGGTTATAAAAAGATATTTTTTTCAAACAGCGGTACGGAAGCAATGGAAGGAACCATAAAGCTCGCTCGAAAGTGGGGAAAAAATAAGGGCAAATCTGAGATTATCTCTTTCCACGGTTCATTTCACGGCAGGACTATGGGGGCGCTTTCGATTACTGGTAGAGAAAAATATCGAAACGGTTACGAACCATTTTTACAGGGTTCCATTTTCAGTACTTACAATGATTCACAAGAATTAATTTCAAAAGTTAATGAAAAGACTTTAGCTATAGTATTAGAATTTATACAAGGCGAAGGGGGCATCAACGAAGCTAACGCTGAGTTTATAAAAACGATTTCTGATCTACGGGAGAAGTTCGGAGTTCTTTTAATCGCCGACGAGATTCAATCGGGACTCGGACGAACCGGAAAATTTTTCGCATTCAATCATCTCAACATTGCTCCCGATGTAGTTGTAATTGCCAAACCGCTTGGAGGTGGACTTCCATTAGGAGCATTTTTAGGAAACGAACGAGTTGCCGATGTGTTCACTTACGGAGTACACGGAACAACATTTGGCGGAAATCCTGTCGCCTGCTCTGCCGGCATTGCCACAATCAAAGAAATTGTAGAAAATGGTGAAATGCAAAATGCAGAAAATATCGGTAGCTATCTTAAATATAAATTCAATGAACTTAAACTCAAGTATCCTAATCTCATCCAAGATGTTCGTGGCAGAGGTTGTATGTTGGGCGTCGAACTAAAACGTGAAGGCGAGTTACTAGTTACCGAAATGTTGAAGAAAAAAGTTTTAATCAATTGCACTAACACAAATGTTATTCGGCTATTACCCCCGTTTATTCTAACAAAAGATGAAGCCGATTTTGCGCTGGACCAATTTGATTCGGTATTTTCTACATTAAACAAATGAAGAATGAATATGGAAATTCGATCTGACTTTTTGATTATCGGAAGTGGTATTGCCGGATTATCGTATGCACTGCACGTGGCAAACTATGGGACTGTTTCAATTATTACCAAAAAAGCAAGAGCTGAATCGAACACTAATTTAGCTCAAGGTGGCATCGCAACTGTTTTAGCTAACGACGATTCCTTCGATCTGCACATACAAGACACTTTGGATGCGGGCGACGGACTTTGCCACGAAGAAATCGTGAAAATAGTTGTTAAAGAAGGTCCAGCCCGTCTGAAAGAATTGATCGAATTAGGTGTGCAATTTACATTGAGTCAGGGGCATTTTGACTTGGGCAGAGAAGGCGGTCATTCACGAAACCGAATCGTTCACGCACAGGATTTAACCGGTCGTGAAATCGAACGAGCACTTCTTCACCGCATCGGAGAACATCCTAACATACAGGTTTTCGAAAATCATATCGCCATCGATTTAATTACCGAGCATCATTTAGGAGTTAAATTAGATACAAATACACTTATCCATTGTTGGGGAGCTTATGTTTTAGATATTCAAAATAATATCGTAATAAAATTTCTTTCCGATGTTACGTTACTATCAACCGGTGGTTTGGGGCATGTTTATCTTCATACAACAAATCCAATGATAGCAACCGGCGATGGAGTTGCTATGGCGTATCGTGCCGGTGCAAAAATAGGAAATATGGAGTTTATTCAGTTCCATCCAACCACATTATTCGATTCGGGTTCACCGGCTTTTTTGATTTCAGAAGCTGTGCGGGGATTCGGAGCGGCTCTTAAAACGAAAGATGGCAAGCGATTCATGCACAAGTACAACAATCGACTTGAACTTGCACCTCGCGATATTGTTGCCCGAGCTATAGATACAGAATTGAAAAAACGTGGCGATGATTATGTTCTTTTGGATTTGCGGCATCTTTCTTCTGAAAGCGTTCGCGAAAAGTTTCCATACATCTTTGAAACCTGCATAACCCGATACAAAATTGATATTACAAAGGAGCTTGTTCCTGTAGTTCCTGCCGCACATTATTCTTGCGGTGGAGTTGTTACTGACACATTTGGTAGAACTAATATTCAGAATCTCTTCGCATGTGGCGAGGTTA
Protein-coding sequences here:
- the nadB gene encoding L-aspartate oxidase codes for the protein MNMEIRSDFLIIGSGIAGLSYALHVANYGTVSIITKKARAESNTNLAQGGIATVLANDDSFDLHIQDTLDAGDGLCHEEIVKIVVKEGPARLKELIELGVQFTLSQGHFDLGREGGHSRNRIVHAQDLTGREIERALLHRIGEHPNIQVFENHIAIDLITEHHLGVKLDTNTLIHCWGAYVLDIQNNIVIKFLSDVTLLSTGGLGHVYLHTTNPMIATGDGVAMAYRAGAKIGNMEFIQFHPTTLFDSGSPAFLISEAVRGFGAALKTKDGKRFMHKYNNRLELAPRDIVARAIDTELKKRGDDYVLLDLRHLSSESVREKFPYIFETCITRYKIDITKELVPVVPAAHYSCGGVVTDTFGRTNIQNLFACGEVTMSGVHGANRLASNSLLEAIVFSNRAAETSQQSRVDNHQTIPQIPEWDESGTFNTEEWVLISHDRREIQEVMWDYVGIVRSDLRLDRALRRINFIYDEVEKFYKKTKVTEGLIELRNLTLVAKLIIKSALLRKESRGLHFTTDYTEKDDKIWKNDTLLSVRD
- a CDS encoding cell division protein ZapA; the protein is MATDSKSIRVKIFGTEYPLRGESDELTKKVANYVDEMINTIHSKIPEQPPLTVAVLSALNITEDLFKEREKNNKVVSFAQSELDRMNDYLDKILE
- the rny gene encoding ribonuclease Y, producing MSETYIFIAIVVAASAFGFLFGWYINNRIIKNKIVFAEDMAKQLLGNAEKETNALKKEKLLEVKDEWYKKKQEFDHEHNAKKNKLTAFEKQLTQREENFDRKVDLINKKEQEHNNLKKELEAKAKLIQTKTQELDRLTQAQNIKLEKISGMTSEEAKKMLLENLIQETKNESAGQLKLIRDQAKLDAKKESQKLTIQAIQRFAADYTVESTVSVLNIQSDEMKGRIIGREGRNIRAFEAATGVDVIVDDTPEAVILSAFDPMRREIAKMALEKLMTDGRIHPSRIEEIVEKVRADVEEEIIRVGENAMMQLGVNNAHPEIIKCIGKMKYRSSYGQNLLTHSIEVAHITGLMAAELGLDATMARRAALMHDIGKTVDKLAEGPHALLGYEFAKKYNENPVVVNVIGSHHEDMPMETPIAALVQAADAISGARPGARRESVEGYVKRLEKLENVATSFDGVAKSFAIQAGREIRVMVEPEKIDDGRADQLANDIAKKIEQELEYPGQIKVTIIRERRSFAYAK
- the coaE gene encoding dephospho-CoA kinase (Dephospho-CoA kinase (CoaE) performs the final step in coenzyme A biosynthesis.), whose protein sequence is MLKVGITGGIGSGKSEVCKIIEKFGSPILYADDIAKELLFTNEIVKKRIRYEFEEDIYDVDGSIDKKKLAKLIFFDGMLKTKLENIVHPFVIDYAKKQFKKFESSNEYKIIFLEAALIYESGVDKLLDYVVVITADQERCINRVIERDKTSRDDVLGRINAQMAPKQKAEMADFVIHNDGDLNSLIVNVEFIYKLLLKISETQNGHKSM
- the zapB gene encoding cell division protein ZapB, which encodes MDYQQAGTDAKIIIEQKEIEAELKSLWEKIRKASEVIFMLRDENQQLKTQNSDLQQKYDELNSQFMAKEQEMIRIRTEYSRLASSTGEDTFSSTEKEALKNRITDLIAKINSHL
- a CDS encoding aspartate aminotransferase family protein; the protein is MDIKACEEEYFFKTYKRLDIEIAKGEGCWLISKTGERYLDLFGGLAVNSLGYNHPKINEAIRTQIEKYIHLSNLFLQESQVSLAELLIKNSGYKKIFFSNSGTEAMEGTIKLARKWGKNKGKSEIISFHGSFHGRTMGALSITGREKYRNGYEPFLQGSIFSTYNDSQELISKVNEKTLAIVLEFIQGEGGINEANAEFIKTISDLREKFGVLLIADEIQSGLGRTGKFFAFNHLNIAPDVVVIAKPLGGGLPLGAFLGNERVADVFTYGVHGTTFGGNPVACSAGIATIKEIVENGEMQNAENIGSYLKYKFNELKLKYPNLIQDVRGRGCMLGVELKREGELLVTEMLKKKVLINCTNTNVIRLLPPFILTKDEADFALDQFDSVFSTLNK
- the pheT gene encoding phenylalanine--tRNA ligase subunit beta, producing MKISHKWLRQYVEFNITPEELADKLTKAGLEVESIDYLGSKFNNFFTGLVLTVTKHPNANKLTVCEVNIGSSNIAIVCGAPNIAVGQKVVVGLAGAVVPRNQHDPEGKPFELAKVRIRGIESNGMICSEYELGIGEDKDGIMVLNDNATIGIPLSEFLGLNDVVFEIGITPNRPDCLSHIGIAREVAAALKTNYKIPEATIIESSSSIENSAKVVVEDSDKCPRYSARVIKNIKVQPSPKWLQDYLSAIGIRPINNVVDATNYVLMETGHPLHAFDYDKLDEKTIIVREAIDGEHFVTLDGKGRSLTSGMLLICDASKPIAIAGVMGGVNSEISDTTQNILLESAYFDPRCIRKTSKQLSLISDASQRFERGTDPNATIYSINRAARLIAEIAGGEILKGIIDVYPKAFSPIIINLSLQRTNNILGTILTNTQIIDFLESIDCEYQAAEKTNNSEDIFVFQVPSFRPDLEKEIDLIEELARLYGYDNIETKMQAVIKFTSNPVQSDIVDEMRLWLVGRGFNEIITNSLQNKELAYLSSSEVVEVMNPISKDMSAMRTSLIPNILEVVCNNIYHQTKNLNLFEVGKTYLKIIQESENQKSDENYKEEEKIILAKSGIANFPNWAENERFSDIFDLKGEVEDLLLMFGLDKYKFIPYSTTKALVEMTVSIEINQIEVGYIAKVQKQMLKQFDIEQDVYIADLNINILKSLSKIEKKYKPLPDYPMVLRDLAFISDKVVPVAEMQATIYKAGGELLKKVEIFDLYSGDQIHSDKKSSAFTLQFLSEDRTLTDVEIEKIINKIVEAMKVAHNAALRK